In a single window of the Rhinoraja longicauda isolate Sanriku21f chromosome 10, sRhiLon1.1, whole genome shotgun sequence genome:
- the cdca4 gene encoding cell division cycle-associated protein 4 has protein sequence MLAKGIKRKFSEEQVLDACLDPVGGNVSLPYNLQRQSLLNISLFKLQLCKMLVEPNLCRSVLIANTVRQIQEEMIQDCSWQEQTAFTGSDLYVGHTSSDSLIATDFLCTPTKELHVESSTASASNTSNVTKSKVNCSSCENITCSAAAASVKDTSTVKDLIEVHFENDLNMLESEERQVDLKECPKPLDQVFGSFEIANYSSSLTDMTIDDLFADIDTSWHELDSVVSGLMTSPKTTPVIFELLNGLPSHASTPINSAQNCKTDLTELDHIMEIIVGS, from the coding sequence ATGTTGGCAAAAGGGATAAAGCGAAAATTTTCTGAAGAACAAGTTCTGGATGCCTGCCTTGATCCTGTTGGTGGCAATGTCAGTTTGCCATATAACTTGCAACGCCAGTCACTTCTGAATATCTCATTGTTCAAactgcagctgtgtaaaatgctggTGGAACCAAACCTTTGTCGGTCAGTGCTAATAGCCAACACGGTACGACAGATCCAGGAGGAAATGATCCAAGATTGCAGCTGGCAGGAACAAACGGCTTTCACGGGAAGCGATCTATACGTAGGTCATACTTCCTCAGATAGTCTGATTGCCACAGATTTCTTATGTACTCCAACAAAAGAGCTACATGTGGAAAGTTCCACTGCCTCCGCAAGTAATACCAGCAATGTTACTAAAAGCAAGGTAAACTGCTCATCTTGTGAGAATATTACTTGTTCTGCAGCTGCTGCTTCTGTTAAAGACACCAGTACTGTAAAAGATCTGATTGAAGTGCATTTTGAAAATGATCTGAATATGTTGGAATCTGAGGAGCGGCAAGTGGATCTGAAGGAGTGTCCAAAGCCCTTGGATCAAGTATTCGGGAGTTTTGAGATTGCAAATTACTCCAGCTCTCTCACAGACATGACAATAGATGATTTATTTGCGGATATTGATACTTCCTGGCATGAGCTAGACTCAGTTGTGTCTGGGTTGATGACCAGCCCAAAAACGACACCAGTCATATTTGAGTTATTAAATGGCTTACCATCACACGCATCAACACCCATAAATTCTGCCCAAAACTGTAAAACAGATCTAACCGAGCTCGATCACATTATGGAGATTATTGTGGGCTCctga